A genomic region of Leptospira terpstrae serovar Hualin str. LT 11-33 = ATCC 700639 contains the following coding sequences:
- a CDS encoding glycosyltransferase, whose product MRVLYFSDTFLPKTDGVAVSIKNFSELLALRGHEFCICAPKYGDGDFDRMTDNIQVIRFRSGYLPSYPDIKVVLPSPGKIKRIIEDFKPDLIHIHTPGLLGLYAVNAAERFGIPTIGTYHTLMAEQEMYVSFYRLFKLDKLFFKANKFKKKLNIDELDKIVKFDNFNIRKKIILKICNDIYNRCDVVISPSHLIKEQLIEYGITRPITVVSNGMDLKRFQGNPKNYTGGEAPKFLHVGRISYEKNCDVILNAFKAIHEHYPKATLAIIGEGPAIPSLQRQAEHLGIHEAVSFKGFIPNAVLHEEYPKYDVFLTASTMETQGLVVLEAIACGLPAVGVDSFALPELIRHGENGYIAKPFDSKGIAQGALEIVRNPEEYAKFSKNSIQIASGHEMEKCVDAMEEVYSKVIEAMKGKVKKSNIFDLFFDFMQ is encoded by the coding sequence TTGCGAGTCTTATATTTTTCCGATACTTTTTTGCCAAAAACCGACGGAGTCGCTGTTTCGATTAAGAATTTTTCAGAACTTTTGGCTTTGCGTGGGCACGAGTTTTGTATTTGTGCTCCTAAATATGGTGACGGGGACTTTGATCGGATGACAGACAACATCCAAGTCATCCGATTTCGCTCTGGATATTTGCCAAGTTACCCCGATATCAAAGTAGTTTTGCCTTCTCCAGGAAAAATCAAACGAATCATTGAGGATTTTAAACCCGACCTCATCCACATCCATACCCCAGGACTCCTCGGGCTTTATGCAGTGAATGCCGCTGAGAGATTTGGAATTCCTACAATTGGCACTTATCATACGCTGATGGCAGAACAGGAAATGTATGTTTCCTTTTATCGGTTGTTCAAACTCGATAAACTTTTTTTCAAAGCCAATAAATTTAAGAAAAAACTGAATATTGATGAATTGGATAAAATTGTAAAATTTGATAACTTCAATATACGCAAAAAAATTATCTTAAAAATATGTAATGATATCTATAATCGTTGTGATGTGGTTATTTCCCCAAGCCACCTCATTAAAGAACAACTTATCGAATATGGAATCACTCGCCCTATCACTGTAGTTTCCAATGGAATGGATTTGAAACGGTTTCAAGGAAATCCTAAAAACTATACTGGTGGGGAGGCACCGAAATTTTTACATGTGGGTCGCATCTCTTATGAGAAAAATTGTGATGTGATACTCAATGCTTTTAAAGCCATTCATGAACATTATCCTAAAGCAACACTTGCCATCATAGGTGAAGGTCCAGCCATTCCTTCGTTACAAAGACAAGCGGAACATTTAGGCATCCATGAGGCAGTGAGTTTTAAAGGATTTATCCCCAATGCTGTGTTACACGAGGAGTATCCAAAATATGATGTATTTTTGACTGCATCCACTATGGAAACCCAAGGCCTTGTTGTATTAGAAGCCATTGCTTGTGGACTTCCTGCTGTGGGAGTGGATTCATTCGCATTGCCAGAACTCATTCGTCACGGCGAAAACGGATACATTGCTAAACCTTTTGATTCCAAAGGAATTGCGCAAGGTGCTTTGGAAATTGTTCGGAACCCAGAAGAATACGCAAAGTTTTCTAAAAATTCCATTCAAATTGCTTCAGGACATGAAATGGAAAAATGTGTCGATGCGATGGAAGAAGTTTATTCCAAAGTCATAGAAGCAATGAAAGGGAAAGTTAAAAAATCAAATATCTTTGATCTATTTTTTGATTTTATGCAATGA